The following are encoded together in the Acidobacteriota bacterium genome:
- a CDS encoding alkaline phosphatase family protein: MKRLVTLAATMLLVGLAVTCGGGGVGPSEGPKVIVLGFDGLDPALTRQLIDEGRLPNFARLETMGGFTELETTIPPHSPVAWSSFITGMDPGGHGIFDFLHRDPETMIPYPSTAAASSGGLYLDVGPWQFPLTGGDYERFRHGTPFWDVLEEHGVRTTVIRMPANFPVSGTASRELSGMGTSDIHGTDGTFTFYTSELFADRDISGGDIVELDIYDNVVEADLLGPDNPLLREPEQMTVPFTVYLDPETESAKIELGDQEIVLEVGEWSDWLEVDFEMLPTQHLRGICRMYLRALEPEFELYVSPIDHDPISPSAPISTPPDFAAELAEAVDRFYTEGMPEDTKTLTEGVFTPDEFLAQAKIAGDEVAEQYGYVLDRFLEQRGGFLFYYFGNVDQIGHVRWRSRDPEHPAYDPESDAAHADLIPTLYEGLDAIVGQTLDRLEAEAGLGDGGADEPLLIAMSDHGFASWRRAFHLNAWLLERGYLTARSPDPYADEGFLLNIDWDNTRAYGIGFSGLYVNLRGRERDGTVTAAERLDLVRELKRELLAVVDPKTGEPAITEVHLREDYAFQEGTAIGPDLIVGYGKGYRGATESASGEVVGEVFSDNDSAWSGDHMMDHRLVPGVLLLSRPLGRPARSIVDLPGSILAEYGVEGFPPLAGGAATGSP; the protein is encoded by the coding sequence GTGAAGCGACTGGTCACCCTTGCGGCGACGATGCTCCTGGTCGGCCTGGCGGTCACGTGCGGCGGCGGCGGCGTCGGTCCGTCCGAGGGGCCGAAGGTCATCGTGCTGGGCTTCGATGGCCTGGACCCCGCGCTCACCCGGCAGTTGATCGACGAAGGGAGGCTGCCGAACTTCGCCCGGCTCGAGACCATGGGCGGCTTCACGGAACTGGAGACGACGATCCCGCCGCACAGCCCCGTTGCCTGGTCGAGCTTCATCACCGGCATGGACCCGGGCGGCCACGGCATCTTCGACTTCCTGCACCGGGATCCGGAGACGATGATCCCGTACCCGTCGACCGCCGCCGCCTCCTCCGGCGGCCTCTACCTGGACGTCGGCCCCTGGCAGTTCCCGCTCACTGGCGGCGACTACGAGCGGTTCCGGCACGGCACCCCGTTCTGGGACGTGCTGGAGGAGCACGGAGTGCGCACGACGGTCATCCGCATGCCGGCGAATTTCCCGGTTTCGGGTACGGCGAGCCGTGAGCTCTCGGGTATGGGGACGAGCGACATCCATGGGACGGACGGCACGTTCACCTTCTACACGTCGGAGCTTTTTGCCGACCGTGACATCAGCGGCGGGGACATCGTCGAACTCGACATCTACGACAACGTCGTCGAGGCCGACTTGCTCGGGCCCGACAATCCGTTGCTGCGCGAGCCCGAGCAGATGACCGTGCCGTTCACCGTCTACCTCGATCCGGAGACGGAGAGCGCCAAGATCGAGCTCGGCGACCAGGAGATCGTGCTGGAGGTCGGCGAGTGGAGCGACTGGCTCGAGGTCGACTTCGAGATGCTGCCGACCCAGCACCTGCGCGGAATCTGCCGGATGTACCTGCGCGCGCTCGAGCCGGAGTTCGAGCTCTACGTCAGCCCGATCGACCACGATCCGATCTCGCCCTCGGCGCCGATCTCGACGCCGCCCGATTTCGCGGCCGAGCTGGCGGAGGCGGTCGACCGCTTCTACACGGAGGGAATGCCCGAGGACACGAAGACCCTGACCGAAGGCGTCTTCACCCCGGACGAGTTCCTGGCCCAGGCCAAGATCGCGGGCGACGAGGTCGCCGAGCAGTACGGCTACGTCCTGGACCGCTTCCTCGAACAGCGGGGAGGCTTCCTCTTCTACTACTTCGGCAACGTGGATCAGATCGGCCACGTCCGCTGGCGGTCACGCGATCCGGAGCATCCCGCCTACGACCCGGAATCCGATGCGGCCCACGCCGACCTGATCCCGACCCTCTACGAAGGGCTCGACGCGATCGTCGGGCAGACGCTGGATCGGCTCGAAGCCGAAGCCGGCCTCGGCGACGGCGGCGCGGACGAGCCGCTGCTGATCGCCATGTCGGACCACGGCTTCGCCTCCTGGCGCCGCGCCTTCCACCTGAACGCCTGGCTGCTCGAGCGGGGCTACCTGACGGCGCGAAGCCCGGATCCTTACGCGGACGAGGGCTTCCTCCTGAACATCGACTGGGACAACACCCGGGCCTACGGGATCGGCTTCTCGGGTCTCTACGTCAACCTGCGCGGCCGTGAGCGCGACGGCACGGTGACGGCAGCGGAGCGCCTCGACCTGGTCCGGGAGTTGAAGCGGGAGCTGCTGGCGGTCGTCGATCCAAAGACCGGCGAGCCCGCGATCACGGAGGTCCACCTTCGCGAGGACTACGCCTTCCAGGAAGGGACCGCGATCGGTCCCGATCTGATCGTCGGCTACGGCAAGGGTTATCGCGGGGCGACGGAGTCGGCGTCGGGCGAGGTCGTGGGCGAGGTCTTCAGCGACAATGACAGCGCCTGGAGCGGCGATCACATGATGGACCACCGCCTGGTGCCGGGCGTGCTCCTGCTCAGCCGTCCGCTTGGCCGCCCCGCGCGGAGCATTGTCGACCTGCCGGGCTCGATCCTGGCCGAGTACGGCGTGGAGGGGTTCCCGCCCCTGGCGGGCGGCGCCGCGACGGGTTCGCCCTGA
- a CDS encoding glycosyltransferase family 2 protein has protein sequence MTAPSIDVVIPAYNEEESIGLVLADLPADLVRRVVVADNNSRDATAVRARDAGAEVVPAPVQGYGSACLAGLDHLRRTGPPEIVVFLDADYSDHPDEMPRLVEPIARGEADLVIGSRVLGKAEPGALLPQARWGNRFACLLVRLLYGHRYTDLGPFRAVSWKALESLGMRDPNFGWTAEMQVKALRRGLRVVEVPLSYRRRTGVSKITGTVSGTVRAGWKIVITVFRYSRGPT, from the coding sequence GTGACCGCGCCGTCGATCGACGTCGTCATTCCCGCCTACAACGAGGAGGAGTCGATCGGCCTGGTGCTCGCCGACCTGCCGGCCGACCTCGTGCGCCGGGTCGTCGTCGCCGACAACAACTCGCGGGACGCGACGGCGGTGCGCGCGCGCGACGCCGGGGCCGAGGTCGTGCCGGCGCCGGTGCAGGGCTATGGCAGCGCCTGTCTGGCCGGACTCGATCATCTGCGGCGGACCGGACCGCCCGAGATCGTCGTCTTCCTGGACGCGGACTACTCGGACCATCCCGACGAGATGCCGCGGCTGGTGGAGCCGATCGCGCGCGGCGAGGCGGACCTGGTCATCGGCTCGCGGGTGCTGGGGAAGGCCGAACCGGGCGCCCTGCTGCCGCAGGCGCGATGGGGCAACCGGTTCGCCTGCCTGCTCGTGCGCCTGCTCTACGGCCACCGCTACACCGACCTGGGGCCGTTCCGCGCCGTCTCGTGGAAGGCGCTCGAGTCGCTCGGCATGCGGGATCCGAACTTCGGCTGGACCGCGGAGATGCAGGTCAAGGCGCTGCGGAGGGGTCTGCGGGTGGTCGAGGTGCCGCTCAGCTACCGCCGCCGGACCGGCGTCTCGAAGATCACCGGCACGGTTTCGGGCACCGTTCGCGCCGGCTGGAAGATCGTAATCACCGTGTTTCGCTACAGTCGCGGGCCGACATGA
- a CDS encoding thioesterase family protein, producing the protein MSEMTGSAVNAAGLEVPASEVEIEVRYKETDQMGVVHHSNYLVWLELARTHHCRAAGMAYRKIEDEGYYLMVTGVQLKYRGGARYGDRVRVVCWLDRLKSRAMSFAYRVEVDERVLVEGRTDHVWVDKASGNHCRMPEVVVPIFRSMEAGDRQKQA; encoded by the coding sequence ATGAGCGAGATGACGGGTAGTGCCGTGAACGCCGCCGGCCTGGAGGTGCCGGCCAGCGAAGTCGAGATCGAGGTCCGGTACAAGGAAACGGACCAGATGGGAGTGGTCCACCACTCGAACTACCTCGTGTGGCTCGAACTCGCCCGCACCCATCACTGCCGCGCGGCGGGCATGGCCTACCGGAAGATCGAGGACGAGGGCTACTACCTGATGGTCACCGGGGTGCAACTGAAGTACCGGGGCGGCGCCCGCTACGGCGACAGGGTTCGCGTCGTCTGCTGGCTCGATCGGCTGAAGAGCCGCGCGATGAGTTTCGCCTATCGGGTGGAGGTCGACGAGCGGGTCCTGGTCGAGGGCCGGACGGACCACGTCTGGGTCGACAAGGCCTCCGGCAACCACTGCCGGATGCCGGAAGTCGTCGTGCCGATCTTCCGCTCGATGGAAGCTGGGGACCGTCAGAAGCAGGCGTAG
- a CDS encoding SDR family oxidoreductase: protein MAYDAFDLSGTVALVTGGNSGIGLGFAEGLAQAGADVCIWGTNEEKNANAREQLVRHGTRVEALRCDVGDADAVAASFTRTVELLGKVDSCFANAGIGGRGTPFVEMSMEEWRRIFQVNMEGVFQTFQQAIRHMVERGDGGSLVATSSLSAVFGAPRSEHYASTKAGLNAMVRGLAVEHARHGIRVNSVLPGWIATAMTERAINTEAFQTKVLRRVPVRRWGVGEDFSGIAVYLASRASSYHTGDEFVIDGGYACF from the coding sequence TTGGCTTACGACGCATTCGATCTGAGCGGAACGGTGGCTCTCGTCACCGGCGGCAACTCCGGTATCGGCCTCGGCTTCGCCGAAGGGCTGGCCCAGGCGGGCGCCGACGTCTGCATCTGGGGCACGAACGAGGAGAAGAACGCGAACGCGCGGGAGCAGTTGGTGCGCCACGGCACGCGGGTGGAGGCTCTGCGCTGCGATGTCGGCGACGCCGACGCCGTGGCGGCCTCGTTCACGCGCACCGTCGAGCTACTGGGCAAGGTCGATTCCTGCTTCGCCAACGCCGGAATCGGCGGCCGCGGCACGCCCTTCGTCGAAATGTCGATGGAGGAGTGGCGCCGGATCTTCCAGGTCAACATGGAGGGCGTCTTCCAGACCTTCCAGCAGGCGATCCGGCACATGGTGGAACGTGGCGATGGCGGTTCCCTGGTCGCGACCAGCAGCCTGTCGGCTGTCTTCGGCGCGCCGCGCAGCGAGCACTACGCGTCGACCAAGGCGGGGCTCAACGCGATGGTGCGGGGCCTGGCGGTCGAGCATGCGCGCCACGGCATCCGGGTCAATTCGGTGCTGCCGGGCTGGATCGCCACGGCCATGACCGAGCGGGCGATCAACACGGAGGCCTTCCAGACCAAGGTCCTGCGGCGGGTTCCGGTGCGCCGCTGGGGCGTCGGCGAGGACTTCAGCGGCATCGCCGTCTACCTGGCGAGTAGGGCGTCGTCCTACCACACCGGCGACGAGTTCGTGATCGACGGCGGCTACGCCTGCTTCTGA
- a CDS encoding sulfite exporter TauE/SafE family protein → MNEPVIVYPALALAGCVAGALNVVAGGGSFLTLPILIFFGLPPGVANGTNRVAILLQNVVASWGFHRHGVLDGRAILWAALPATAGAGLGSWAALIISDDAFRRVLAALMVVVTLWTLFSRRKEPDEQPASLRVGLLALGFFGVGVYGGFVQAGVGFFILAATSLAGLDLVRGNAVKVLSILCFTGLSLLLFALSGRVDWAFGLALAVGNMAGGWLGVRLTVLKGHAWVQRVVTVTVILFAVRLWFG, encoded by the coding sequence GTGAACGAGCCGGTGATCGTCTACCCCGCGCTCGCGCTCGCCGGCTGCGTCGCCGGCGCCTTGAACGTGGTCGCGGGGGGCGGCTCGTTCCTCACGCTGCCGATCCTCATCTTCTTCGGTCTCCCTCCCGGCGTCGCCAACGGCACGAACCGGGTCGCCATCCTGCTGCAGAACGTCGTCGCCTCGTGGGGCTTCCACCGCCACGGCGTTCTCGACGGGCGGGCGATCCTGTGGGCGGCGCTGCCGGCCACTGCCGGCGCCGGGCTGGGCTCGTGGGCCGCTCTCATCATCAGCGACGACGCTTTCCGCCGGGTGCTCGCGGCGCTGATGGTCGTGGTTACGCTGTGGACTCTCTTCTCGCGGCGCAAAGAGCCGGACGAGCAGCCAGCGTCCCTGCGAGTCGGTCTGCTGGCGCTCGGCTTCTTCGGAGTCGGCGTCTACGGCGGCTTCGTGCAGGCCGGAGTCGGCTTCTTCATCCTCGCCGCGACCTCTCTCGCCGGCCTGGACCTGGTCCGAGGCAACGCCGTCAAGGTACTCAGCATCCTCTGCTTCACCGGCCTGTCGCTGCTGCTCTTCGCGCTCTCCGGCCGCGTCGACTGGGCCTTCGGCCTGGCGCTCGCGGTCGGGAACATGGCCGGCGGCTGGCTGGGCGTACGGCTCACCGTACTCAAGGGACACGCCTGGGTGCAGCGGGTCGTGACGGTGACCGTCATCCTGTTCGCGGTCCGCCTCTGGTTCGGCTAG
- a CDS encoding carboxypeptidase-like regulatory domain-containing protein — protein sequence MTTSRLLSTLAVILAAVPAVAAAQEWSGSNGFQVLVTDDAGQPLPGVTVMAFLAESDRSGGPPPLLTDASGVAEVSGLSAGEWQVELRREGFMIVSSYLRLEDGKRPEVGFTSRQRTGPFWAPMNVGYSSVGVATTTASAGSARALTRAQRRAERRAEQRERRLRRENVARIVEPPAPREAPVEEPAQAAVAEAEVEPGEQAPAPVETSAPVETPAAQPAAVAEQPAPDPPVEERPAVEEPEPAPEPEPDAVRLLPNRTLLRAGACPECGPGEWSVASNWPAAPRTAETVACASDLAERMERVAKIVEASLPADFRVYAGSLAEPTGNDVLRLLPDGVRTEVQELLLSILDPERSCQVMGIFLPADARFVGFQYEAADLQSRGSCLPDQPCEIGEAGWRGNPVIHRLEHGTFVYGVFENQSSQRRREANFKVYFRPPRGWLPPR from the coding sequence ATGACGACGAGCCGGCTCCTTTCGACCCTGGCGGTGATTCTCGCGGCCGTTCCCGCGGTCGCGGCGGCTCAGGAGTGGAGCGGCAGTAACGGGTTTCAGGTGCTGGTCACGGATGACGCCGGGCAGCCGTTGCCCGGGGTCACGGTCATGGCGTTTCTGGCCGAGTCCGATCGGTCCGGCGGACCGCCGCCGCTGCTGACCGACGCATCCGGCGTGGCGGAAGTCAGCGGCCTGTCGGCAGGCGAGTGGCAGGTCGAACTGCGGCGCGAGGGGTTCATGATCGTGAGCTCCTACCTGAGGCTGGAGGACGGAAAGCGGCCGGAGGTCGGGTTCACCTCGCGCCAACGCACGGGCCCCTTCTGGGCGCCGATGAACGTCGGCTACTCGAGCGTCGGCGTAGCGACGACGACGGCAAGCGCCGGCTCCGCGCGCGCGCTCACCCGGGCCCAGCGACGGGCGGAGCGTCGTGCCGAGCAACGGGAGCGCCGGCTGCGACGGGAGAACGTCGCCCGGATCGTCGAGCCGCCGGCGCCGCGGGAGGCACCCGTGGAGGAACCGGCGCAAGCAGCCGTGGCTGAGGCCGAAGTTGAGCCGGGTGAACAGGCACCCGCACCCGTGGAGACGTCCGCACCGGTGGAGACACCGGCCGCGCAGCCAGCGGCCGTGGCGGAACAGCCGGCGCCGGACCCGCCTGTCGAGGAGCGTCCAGCGGTCGAGGAGCCCGAACCCGCACCGGAGCCCGAGCCGGATGCGGTCCGTTTGCTGCCGAACCGCACGCTGCTGCGCGCCGGCGCCTGCCCGGAGTGCGGGCCCGGTGAGTGGTCGGTGGCGAGCAACTGGCCCGCGGCGCCGAGGACGGCCGAAACGGTCGCCTGCGCCTCCGATCTCGCCGAACGGATGGAGCGGGTGGCGAAGATCGTGGAAGCGTCGTTGCCCGCGGACTTCCGGGTCTACGCCGGGTCGCTCGCCGAACCCACCGGCAACGACGTGCTGAGGTTGCTGCCCGATGGGGTGCGCACCGAAGTCCAGGAACTGTTGCTGTCTATCCTCGACCCCGAACGGTCCTGCCAGGTCATGGGCATCTTCCTCCCCGCGGATGCGCGGTTCGTGGGCTTCCAGTACGAGGCCGCTGACCTCCAGAGCCGCGGAAGCTGCCTGCCGGACCAGCCGTGCGAGATCGGCGAGGCCGGTTGGCGGGGCAACCCGGTGATCCACCGCCTCGAGCATGGCACCTTCGTCTACGGCGTGTTCGAGAACCAGTCCTCGCAGCGGCGGCGCGAAGCGAACTTCAAGGTCTACTTCCGGCCTCCCCGCGGCTGGCTGCCGCCGCGCTGA
- a CDS encoding energy transducer TonB → MAFKLERRETTGSKFAPGSLHLGGSPYELEPESRTPLRVAVVATIAFHALLFVISFPTMRPRALQAAQAPKAFVVQAVRFKPPPPAKAEPIPQRRTKKIPIPDPTPDEPEPLIREEVFEAPQLEIDGIADVLFDLPESPSPAGPPGTLFVEGDVLPPKKTYAPLPNYTEEARQARIQGVVILQAVVDTLGNVGYVKVLKGLPEGLTESAVQVVQEWRYEPATLNGEPVPVYINLTVNFSLQ, encoded by the coding sequence ATGGCCTTCAAGCTCGAACGACGCGAGACGACCGGGTCGAAGTTTGCCCCCGGTTCCCTCCATCTCGGCGGCTCGCCGTACGAACTGGAGCCGGAGAGCAGGACCCCGCTGCGAGTCGCCGTCGTCGCGACGATCGCCTTCCACGCGCTGCTGTTCGTCATCAGCTTCCCCACCATGAGGCCGCGGGCACTCCAGGCCGCGCAGGCGCCGAAGGCATTCGTCGTCCAGGCCGTCCGCTTCAAGCCGCCGCCACCCGCGAAGGCGGAACCCATTCCGCAGCGCAGGACGAAGAAGATCCCGATTCCCGACCCGACCCCCGACGAGCCCGAACCACTGATCCGGGAAGAGGTCTTCGAGGCGCCGCAACTGGAGATCGACGGCATCGCCGATGTCCTGTTCGACCTCCCCGAATCCCCGTCGCCCGCCGGACCACCTGGAACCCTGTTCGTCGAAGGCGACGTTCTGCCTCCCAAGAAGACCTATGCTCCGCTTCCCAACTACACCGAGGAGGCCCGTCAGGCACGCATCCAGGGCGTCGTCATCCTCCAGGCTGTCGTCGACACCCTGGGCAACGTCGGCTACGTCAAGGTCCTCAAGGGCCTGCCGGAAGGCCTCACCGAGTCCGCCGTCCAGGTCGTCCAGGAATGGCGCTACGAACCCGCGACCCTGAACGGCGAACCGGTCCCGGTCTACATCAACCTGACCGTCAACTTCTCGCTGCAGTAA
- a CDS encoding TIGR01777 family oxidoreductase — protein sequence MNVGLSGASGLIGSALVRSLGAEGHRCRRLVRRTPSDPAELEWRPERGLVESPVAEGLDALIHLAGENVAAGRWTAARKRRIRSSRGPATRRLVESLASLERPPGVFVCASAVGYYGDRGGEVLDEDSPPGKGFLAAVCRDWEVAALRASATCERVVMLRFGVVLSARGGALARMLPPFRLGLGGRLGSGRQYFPWIHIDDAVAAIRHVMKRNFRGAVNLAAPEQVTNAGLTWSLARALRRRAPVPVPSLALRGAFGEMAKETLLASARVVPRVLQETGFEYRFPKLEAALARELSPDTPART from the coding sequence ATGAACGTAGGCCTGAGCGGCGCCTCGGGACTCATCGGCAGCGCCCTTGTCCGCAGCCTGGGGGCCGAAGGTCATCGCTGCCGGCGGCTAGTGCGTCGCACACCGTCGGACCCGGCTGAACTCGAGTGGCGGCCTGAACGCGGCCTGGTCGAATCGCCGGTGGCCGAGGGCCTCGACGCGCTGATCCATCTGGCGGGCGAGAACGTCGCCGCCGGCCGCTGGACCGCCGCGCGGAAACGCAGGATCCGCTCCTCGCGCGGCCCAGCCACCCGCCGGCTGGTCGAGTCGCTCGCCAGCCTTGAGCGACCGCCGGGCGTCTTCGTCTGCGCCTCGGCGGTCGGCTACTACGGCGACCGCGGCGGTGAAGTCCTGGACGAGGACTCGCCGCCTGGAAAGGGCTTCCTGGCCGCCGTCTGCCGGGACTGGGAAGTCGCCGCCCTGCGAGCGTCCGCGACCTGCGAGCGCGTGGTGATGCTGCGGTTCGGGGTCGTGCTCTCTGCGCGCGGCGGCGCCCTGGCCAGGATGCTGCCGCCCTTCCGGCTCGGCCTGGGCGGGCGGCTCGGATCGGGGCGGCAGTACTTCCCCTGGATCCACATCGACGACGCGGTGGCCGCGATCCGGCACGTGATGAAGCGCAACTTCCGCGGCGCAGTCAACCTCGCCGCTCCGGAACAGGTCACGAATGCGGGCCTGACCTGGTCCCTGGCAAGAGCCCTGCGGCGTCGGGCCCCGGTGCCGGTGCCCTCCCTCGCCCTCCGCGGCGCCTTCGGAGAGATGGCGAAAGAGACCCTGCTCGCCAGCGCCCGCGTCGTGCCCAGGGTTCTGCAGGAAACCGGGTTCGAGTATCGCTTTCCGAAGCTCGAGGCGGCGCTGGCCCGCGAGTTGTCGCCCGACACGCCCGCGAGAACGTAG
- a CDS encoding endonuclease III, with protein sequence MLRRIRRHLEGSELPIVTLIAETERDPFKVLVSTILSARTKDEATAGATRRLFDAASTPEEIGALSLPELERLIFPVGFYRTKAKNLKLAMSVLRERFGGEVPRTVEELVELPGVGRKTANLVVTEGFRRPGICVDTHVHRITNLWGYVDTKTPFETEMALRTKLPRGQWIGLNKTLVSFGQKLCLPVSPWCSRCPVEEWCPKLGVGRSR encoded by the coding sequence ATGCTTCGTCGCATCCGGCGCCATCTGGAGGGTTCGGAACTGCCGATCGTCACGCTGATCGCGGAGACCGAGCGCGATCCGTTCAAGGTGCTCGTGTCGACGATCCTGAGCGCGAGAACGAAGGACGAGGCGACCGCCGGGGCGACGCGGCGGCTGTTCGACGCGGCTTCAACGCCGGAAGAGATCGGGGCGCTGTCGCTTCCGGAACTGGAGCGGCTCATCTTCCCGGTCGGCTTCTACCGCACGAAGGCGAAGAACCTCAAGCTCGCGATGAGCGTACTGCGCGAGCGGTTCGGCGGCGAGGTGCCCCGGACGGTCGAGGAGCTGGTCGAACTCCCCGGCGTCGGCCGCAAGACGGCGAACCTGGTCGTCACCGAGGGGTTTCGGCGGCCCGGCATCTGCGTCGACACCCACGTGCACCGGATCACGAACCTCTGGGGCTACGTCGACACGAAGACCCCGTTCGAAACGGAGATGGCGTTGCGGACGAAACTGCCGCGCGGCCAGTGGATCGGCCTCAACAAGACCCTCGTGAGTTTCGGCCAGAAGCTGTGCCTGCCGGTGAGCCCGTGGTGCTCGCGCTGTCCGGTCGAGGAGTGGTGTCCCAAGCTGGGCGTCGGCCGGAGCCGCTGA
- a CDS encoding DUF3516 domain-containing protein, giving the protein MTPANLGDRLPDAAGKVPPDVILERFLDWVAGLGFELFPAQEEALLEVMAGRHVVLDTPTGSGKSLVAMAMLWKGLCEGRTGFYTAPVKALASEQFFRMCNEFGAERVGMLTGDASINSKAPIVCCTAEVLANMALRQGADLPVDYVVMDEFHFYADPERGVSWQVPLITLPDTTFLLMSATLGSMAPISEALQRATGRRVALVSGRDRPVPLEYEYRETPLHVTIEELAKAGRAPIYVVNFTQQDCARLAQSLTSLRLCSREEKKAVFREIGSFRFDTAYGKEIRRFLGFGIGVHHAGLLPKYRLLVEKLAQSGLLKVIAGTDTLGVGVNVPIRTVLFSQLCKFDGEKDTILTVRDFQQIAGRAGRKGFDDLGWVVCQAPAHEVENRRRSLKAKATPRGRGRRQIRKRSAPRGFVPWNERTFERLTTSRPETLESRFRLRHGMVFDLIQADESVRNGGSHTNFASLRRLIAACHEPAATRDRLIGQSAELVRALHRGGILRMAARPDGGYRVEADRELQIEFSMHQNLSLYLVSTLELLDQEDPDYALDLLSLVEAILEDPGIVLRRQAAKLRHELAARLKAKRVPFEERMERLREVTHPRPLTDLIEPTFDEFRRSHPWVRGDSIRPKRVGREIYEDFLSFDEFIRRYDLQRSEGVVLRYLSRLFKVLSRGVPDRFKTDAVFDQLGYFHDLLTRVDSSLLSEWERLWSLEDEAGGG; this is encoded by the coding sequence GTGACTCCCGCCAACCTGGGGGATCGCCTGCCCGATGCCGCCGGGAAGGTCCCGCCCGACGTCATCCTGGAACGGTTCCTCGACTGGGTGGCCGGGCTCGGCTTCGAGCTGTTCCCGGCCCAGGAGGAAGCGTTGCTCGAAGTGATGGCGGGCCGCCACGTGGTCCTCGACACGCCGACCGGCTCGGGCAAGTCGCTGGTCGCGATGGCGATGCTGTGGAAGGGCCTGTGCGAGGGCAGGACCGGCTTCTACACGGCGCCGGTCAAGGCCCTGGCTTCCGAGCAGTTCTTCCGCATGTGCAACGAGTTCGGCGCCGAACGGGTGGGCATGCTGACCGGTGACGCCAGCATCAACTCGAAGGCGCCGATCGTCTGCTGCACCGCCGAGGTGCTGGCGAACATGGCGTTGCGGCAGGGCGCGGACCTTCCCGTCGACTACGTGGTGATGGACGAGTTCCACTTCTACGCGGACCCGGAACGCGGCGTGTCGTGGCAGGTGCCCCTGATCACGCTTCCCGACACGACCTTCCTCCTGATGTCGGCGACCCTCGGCAGCATGGCGCCGATCAGCGAGGCCCTGCAACGCGCGACCGGCCGCCGCGTGGCGCTCGTCAGCGGCAGGGATCGACCGGTGCCGCTCGAGTACGAGTACCGCGAGACGCCGCTGCACGTGACGATCGAGGAACTCGCGAAGGCCGGCCGGGCACCGATCTACGTGGTCAACTTCACCCAGCAGGACTGCGCGCGGCTGGCCCAGAGCCTGACCAGCCTGAGGCTCTGTTCGCGGGAGGAAAAGAAGGCGGTCTTCAGGGAGATCGGGAGCTTCCGTTTCGACACGGCCTATGGCAAGGAGATACGGCGCTTCCTCGGCTTCGGCATCGGCGTCCACCACGCGGGCCTGCTGCCGAAGTACCGGTTGCTGGTGGAGAAGCTCGCGCAGTCCGGGCTGCTCAAGGTGATCGCCGGCACGGACACGCTGGGCGTGGGCGTCAACGTGCCGATCCGTACGGTCCTGTTCAGCCAGCTCTGCAAGTTCGACGGCGAGAAGGACACGATCCTCACAGTGCGCGACTTCCAGCAGATCGCCGGTCGTGCCGGCCGCAAGGGCTTCGACGACCTCGGATGGGTGGTCTGCCAGGCGCCGGCGCACGAGGTCGAGAACCGCCGCCGGAGCCTGAAGGCGAAGGCCACGCCGCGCGGGCGCGGCCGCAGGCAGATCCGCAAGCGGTCAGCGCCGCGCGGCTTCGTGCCGTGGAACGAACGCACCTTCGAGCGGCTCACCACGAGCCGGCCCGAGACGCTGGAGTCCCGCTTCCGGCTCCGTCACGGCATGGTGTTCGACCTGATCCAGGCCGACGAGTCGGTCCGCAACGGCGGGAGCCACACGAACTTCGCCTCGCTGCGCCGGCTGATCGCCGCCTGCCACGAGCCCGCCGCAACCAGGGATCGCCTGATCGGACAGTCGGCGGAACTCGTGCGCGCGCTGCACCGCGGCGGCATCCTGCGGATGGCGGCGCGGCCGGACGGCGGCTACCGGGTCGAGGCCGACCGGGAACTGCAGATCGAGTTCTCGATGCACCAGAACCTGTCGCTCTATCTCGTCTCGACCCTGGAACTGCTCGACCAGGAAGATCCCGACTACGCCCTGGACCTGCTCAGCCTGGTCGAAGCGATCCTGGAGGACCCCGGGATCGTGCTCCGCCGCCAGGCGGCCAAGTTGAGGCACGAACTCGCCGCGCGGCTCAAGGCGAAACGGGTGCCGTTCGAGGAACGGATGGAGCGACTGCGGGAGGTCACCCATCCGCGCCCCCTGACGGACCTCATCGAACCGACCTTCGACGAGTTCCGGCGTTCCCACCCCTGGGTGCGCGGCGACTCGATCCGGCCGAAGCGCGTCGGCCGCGAGATCTACGAGGACTTCCTGAGCTTCGACGAATTCATCAGACGCTACGACCTGCAGCGTTCCGAGGGCGTCGTTCTCCGCTATCTGAGCCGGCTGTTCAAGGTCCTGAGCCGCGGCGTTCCGGACCGGTTCAAGACGGACGCCGTGTTCGACCAGCTCGGCTACTTCCACGACCTCCTCACCCGCGTCGACAGCAGCCTGCTGAGCGAGTGGGAGAGGTTGTGGTCGCTTGAAGACGAAGCCGGCGGCGGGTAA